From the Thermosynechococcus sp. genome, the window GTTATTCTAGGTTACCGCCTTGCTTCGGCACGTATTGGCGTTTCCCAGGGCGTCTGTGCGGATATTGCTTCCCTTTCCCTAATGTCGCCAGAGCAGTTCGTTACCATTTATAACCCAATTCCCCCTGCTATTGAACCTGGGGCTGAGCAACGCAATGCCGCCCATGCCCTCTGGGGGACCAATGGCCCACACATCCTCACGGTAGGCAGGTTGGAACCGGTGAAGAATCAGCCACTGTTACTGCGAGCCTTTGCTGCCCTTGCCCAACCAGAGGCCCGATTAATGCTGGTGGGACAAGGGCCAAGTGAGGCTCCCCTACGCACCCTGGCTGCTGACCTGGGTATTGCGGATCGGGTCATATTTGCAGGTTTTCACCCTGATCCTTCCCCCTTTTACAGCACGGCTGACCTGTTTGTCCTCTCCTCAAACAATGAAGGGTTTCCCAATGTTCTTGCTGAAGCGTTATCCTTCGGCCTGCCAGTCGTCTCTACCGATTGCCCTTCGGGTCCTGCAGAAATCCTAGAAGGCGGGCGATATGGTCGTCTTGTGCCGGTGGGGGATGCCCAGGCTCTCACCCGCGCCATGGAGGAGGCGCTAGAGTCTCCAGTGGATCGCGATGCCCTACAGCGTCGTGCTACTGAGTTTGCCCCTGAAACTGCGGCGCGCAAATATCTGGAGCTGCTGCTATGACTGCAACTTTTCAGTTTACCCGCAACAGCTTGAGCCGCTAGAGCAAAGTCAAGTGCTAGCCTGCCTGTGCGGATTGCTGCAGGAGTCTTGGATCGCGCTGAGCACCTACTAAATAAACCAAAACTATAGGTCAAGACCAAGACCACACCAATGCTGTACCTATGGCGGCCATGCAGGTGGAATATTCATGATTGGGCATTCATTCCCCCCTTAAAAGGGGGGGCTTTCGCGGCGGCAACTCATTCATACTCATTTATAAAATAGCAACCCAATACTTTCTTCAAGTATGGAAGCCAAAAGTAGCGCATCTACTGCATAGCATCCCATCTTAGTAGGTCGAAATGCCAAGTGGTTACACACCCCTTGGAAAAGGGTGCCGAGACCGTCGAGAATCTAGAATGACTACATTGCTCTACCGCCACTGCCACAGGCAGGTGGTAAAGGTACTTAATGGATAGCTACGTCGCCCCGGTCATGGACACCATCCCCCTTTTAGATCTGAGAGCTCAGTATTACTCCCTGCAAGCCGACATCGATCGCGCCGTTGCCCGGGTACTCGCATCAGGTCAGTTCATTCTCGGGCCAGAGGTACAGGCCTTTGAGGAAGAGGTGGCCGCCTATTTAGGGGTGCGCCATGCGGTAGCAGTTAATTCCGGTACGGATGCTCTGGTGATTTCCCTGCGCAGTTTGGGGGTGGGTGCTGGGGATGAGGTGATTACAACACCATTTTCCTTTTTTGCCACAGCAGAGGCAATTAGTTTGGTGGGTGCCCGCCCTGTGTTTGTGGATGTGGAATTGGACTCCTTTAACCTCGATCCCAGTAAAGTTGCTGCAGCGATTACCCCTCGCACCAAGGTGATTTTGCCCGTGCATTTATTTGGCCGACCGGCGGCGATGGGAGCAATTATGGAACTTGCTCAGGCTCATGGGTTAGCCATCCTTGAGGATTGTGCCCAGTCCTTTGGGGCCCGCTATTGCCCGCCCTGTGAAAATTGTCAATGTGAAGCGGCAACTCAAGAGGCCTTGGCCCAGCGGTTCACGGGCGCGATCGGTACCATGGGTGCTTTTTCTTTTTTCCCCAGCAAGAATTTGGGTGCCTATGGTGATGGCGGTCTGATTACCACCAACGATGAGGATTTAGCAGAGCGATCGCGCATGCTGCGGGTTCACGGCTCTCGTCAACGCTACCACCACGAAATGATTGGCTACAATTCCCGCTTGGATAGCCTCCAGGCAGCAATTCTACGGGTGAAGCTGCCCCATATCGATCGCTGGAATCAACAGCGACGGCGAGTTGCCCAAACCTATAACCAAGCCTTGGCCGGTCTTGAGGCAGTGGTGACCCCAGCCGTGTCTGCGGGGCATGTGTTTCATCAATATACACTTCGGGTGCTGAATGGCCAGCGGGATGCGCTTGTGGCTTACCTAAGGGAGGCTGGCATTAGTTCAATGATTTACTACCCCATTCCCCAAGATCACTTTCCGATGTACAAGGGGCAATCTCCTCCCAATCCCGTGAGCGATCGCCTTGCCAGGGAGGTTCTTAGCTTACCCATTTGGCCTGAATTAAGCGATGCCACCATTGAGTATATTGCGGCAACCATTCGTCAGTTTTTTCACCAGTCCTGAGGCGTTTCTGTGAGTATCCCTTCAGGCCTTGCCTTAGCATCTGCACTAAGGCAGTATTTGCGCCAACTTAACAGAACCTTAAACTGAGACTCGCTAGGCTAGCTACAGCTTTTTGCCAAGATGGGGCGTTACAAACACAACACGGGACATGATGTCCTACATTAGCTTTCTGGGTATTGGCTGTGTTTACCCCCTCTGGAAAGGGCTGTCCTGTTGCTTGCCCGAGGAGATCCCCCATGAAGGTTGCGGTTTTTAGTGCGAAATCCTACGATCGCCAGTTTTTGGATGCTGCCAATGCGGCTCAAGGGCATCCCCATCGCCTGACCTATTACGATGTGCTGTTGGCGCCTAAAACAGCTGCCCTAGTCGAGGGGCACAGTGCAATCTGTGCCTTTGTCAATGACGATCTTGGGGCCCAGACCCTAGAACGACTAGCAGAGTTGGGGGTGCGTCTGGTCACCCTGCGCTGTACGGGCTTTAACAATGTGGATTTAGCCACGGCTGCCCGCTTGGGCATAACGGTCACCCGCGTCAGTGTCTATTCCCCCTATTCCGTGGCTGAACATACGGTGGGACTGATGCTGATGCTCAACCGCAAACTCCACCGTGCCTACAACCGGGTGCGCGATGATAACTTTTCCCTAGAGGGACTGATGGGCTTTGACCTCCATGGTTGTACCGTTGGCATCATTGGCACGGGTAAAATTGGCCGAGTTGTTGCGCAGATTCTGCACGGCTTTGGCTGCGACCTCTACGGCTATGACCCCTACCCTAGTGAAGCTTTTAGGGAGATTGGTACCTACACAACCTTAGAAACATTGCTGGCGGCATCCGACATTATTACCCTCCATTGCCCCCTGCTTCCCGAAAATGAACACCTGATCAACGCCACCACGATCGCCCAAATGAAGCGGGGCGTCATGTTAATCAATACCAGTCGCGGCAAACTGGTGGACACCAAAGCCGTCATTGAGGGCATTAAAAGCGGCCAAATTGGTTATCTGGGCATTGATGTCTATGAAGAGGAAGACTCCCTCTTTTTCCAAGACCTCTCGGACACCATCATCCAGGACGACACCTTCCAACTCCTGCAATCCTTCCCCAATGTGGTGATTACTGCCCACCAGGCCTTCTTTACCCGCAATGCTCTCACGGATATTGCCCGTACCACGATTGAAAATTTGACCTGTTTTGAGCAAGGCCTGCCCCTAGCAAACGAAGTGAAACAGCCTTCACCCTGAGGCTCAACCAACTCAACAGGGGGACTAATGACTTTTCGGGCAAACAGATCCGCTATAGTAGCGATCGCGTTTGTTTCAGATAAGTCAGGAAAGACTCATGGGGCGTGCAGAAAAAGTCATTTTGGCCTATTCGGGGGGGGTGGATACCTCCGTATGTATTCCCTATCTCAAGCACGAGTGGGGAGTGAAGGAAGTTATTACCCTCGCAGTGGATTTAGGACAGGGGGATGAACTGGAGCCCATTCGCCAAAAGGCCCTTGATGCAGGTGCCAGCGCCTCGTTAGTGGCTGATGCCAAAGCTGAGTTCATCCGCAACTATGCTTTTCCAGCCATTCAAGCCAACGCCCTCTACGAAAATCGCTATCCCCTCTCGACGGCCCTTGCTCGCCCCTTGATTGCCAAGCTCTTGGTGGAGGCGGCTACCCAATACGGTGCTGACGCTGTTGCCCACGGCTGTACTGGGAAAGGGAATGATCAAGTCCGCTTTGATGTGGCGATCGCTGCCCTCAATCCCCATCTCAAGGTCTTAGCACCCGCCCGTGAATGGGGCATGAGCCGTGAAGAAACCATTGCCTATGGCGAACGCTTTGGCATTCCTGCTCCTGTAAAGAAATCTTCCCCCTACAGCATTGACCGCAATCTTTTGGGACGCAGTATTGAAGCTGGCCCCCTTGAGGATCCGTGGATTGAACCCCTTGAGGAGGTCTATTTGATGACCCAAGCCATTGAACACACCCCCAACTCCCCGGAGTATGTGGATATTGGCTTTGAAGCAGGGGTTCCTGCCAGCCTCGATGGTCGCCCCCTTGATCCGGTGACATTGGTCAGTGAACTCAATGAGCGAGTGGGTCGCCATGGCTTTGGCCGCATTGACATGATTGAAAATCGCCTGGTCGGCATTAAATCCCGTGAAATTTACGAAGCCCCTGGTCTACTGGTCCTCATTGACGCTCACCGCGATTTGGAAAGTTTGACTCTGACTGCTGATGTGACGCAGTATAAGCGGGGCATTGAGGAAACCTACAGCCGCTTGGTCTATAACGGTCTCTGGTATAGCCCCCTCAAGGAAGCCCTTGATGCCTTTATTCAACAGACTCAGCAGCGGGTTACAGGTACCGTGCGCGTCAAGCTCTTTAAGGGAACTGCACGGGTGGTGGGACGGCAGTCTCCCTACTCCCTTTATACGCCTGATTTGGCCACCTATGGCGCCGAGGATCAATTCGATCACCGGGCAGCCGAGGGCTTTATCTATGTGTGGGGGCTCCCCACCCGTGTCTGGGCAGAAAAACTGCGCCAAGGCTAATCGGGGGCCTCGACAATACACCACTCATGGAGTTCGTAGTGAACGCACTGGTGTTGGACGAGGGGATCGCGGGCAACAATTTCCTCAGCCGTCTTGCGGGAATCGGCCTGAAACAACAGCATGCCACCCCCTCGCTCAGCCCAGTATCCCGTGCGGGCTTGATGGCCGGCGGCAATGAGGGAGCGCACATAGGCCCGATGGGCAGGAACATAGCGATCGAAAGTTGCTTTGTCCACAATGCCGCGCTCAATTTTGACAAACCATGGCATTGGTGATTGGCTCCTGTGGATTGGAATCAAGACCTAGAATAGCTATAAGCAGTGTGCCTGAGTGACGCTGTTTTGCCCTGATGGTGAGCGGCTATGAGCAAAGCCATGACCCTTGAAACCTTGTTAAGTGAATTTGCCCGTGGCGTGCGGAATTTCCGTGGTGTTGATTTGGCAGGCAGTGTGTTTCCTTTAGTACAACTCAGCCATATTGATCTGGCGGGAGCCAATCTGCAGGGCATTAATTGGAGTGGGGCGGATTTGATCAAGGCTAACCTTGCCAATGCCAATCTGCGGGGAGCTAACCTGATTGGTGCAGATCTGAGTGGGGCTAACCTCACCGATGCTAACTTGCAGGATGCCATTCTAAGTGGGGCTGTTTTGGTGGGAGCCTACCTCTCCCGAGCCAATTTGCAGCGAGCAGTCCTCAGCGGTGCCATCCTCAAGGGGGCAGTTCTCCACGACAGTAACCTCAAGGATACGAATGTGGTGGGCGCGGATTTGTCGGAGGCGGATTTGACTGGGGCGATCGCCCGCCGGCGGGACCTAGAGGAGGCCAAGCTCTCAGGCACCATCCTACCCAACGGTGAAGTGGTTTTTGATCAAGGGGAAGTTGAGGAGGTACCATTGCCACCCCCTACCGCAACTCCCCAGCCAATGGCGGTTGCTAACGAAACCACTCTCATTGAGTGGACAAATGAGCAGGTGATTCAAATGCTGATCCTGCAACAGCACCCCTTGCCCAGTACCTATCAAAGTGCCGATTTGAAGGTGGTGGATTTGGGCAATCACTGTTATCAACTGCGCACTGTCACTGACACGGTCGTTGCGGTGGTGGAGGGAGCCAGTCTGGCCGATGAAAAAATAACCCTTTTTACCGAGGCACCCTTTGCAGATTTAGTGGCCAGCGTACTCCAAGCCCATTCATTTTTGCCCACCCAATACGTCAGTGAACCGCTGCCGGCATGGCAGTACGAGCAGGTGCCGATTCCCCAGGAGGGTGAGGTGCGTTTAGGAACGGCGCGGCAACTCTGGAAGACCTGGTGGCTGCTGCTAAAGTCGGCTGCTGCCGAGGAACAGCAGTCGCAATTGCAACTTTTGGTGGGTAAGGAGTGGCAGCCCATTCAGGAGATTGCTTTTTCACCCGCGGCGGCGGGGGGGCTGATCATTAAGACACCTGGGGGCGATCGCCACTATGCGGGGGATGCCTCACTGATTTGGCTAGAAAAGATGTCCCCGGCATCCCTAGCAACGAGTACCTCAGCACCAACTCTGACTGTTCCTCCCTGGAGGGGGCTACTGAAATTTGCCAATAACCGTTTGACGATTCAAACCGCAGCTGGACCAGTCTGTGTTGAGGGGGAAAATCTGAGGGTTATCATTGGTGGGCAAGCGATCGATCTCAACTAGCTCTGATGGTCGTCGTTCAACCCTTTGATTTTAGCCGCTGGCCCCTTGCTGTCAGTGATTTACCCGCCGATACGTACCTTGTGGGGGGGGCGGTGCGGGATGCTCTCCTCGGTCGGACAACGTTGTACCCCGACTGGGATTTTATTGTGCCCAGGGATGCTATTGCCCTGAGCAAAAAACTGGCGGATAAGTACAAGGCTGGCTGGGTTCTTTTGGATCGCGATCGCGGGATTGCCCGCTTAGTCTTTCCCCATACGACGGTGGACATTGCCCAGCGGCATGGTGAGACGCTCTTAGCCGATTTGCGCGATCGCGATTTTCGGATCAATGCCATTGCCTACGACATTCACCACCACCACATTGTTGATCCCCTCGGTGGCCTCTTAGATTTGCAACGGCGCCAAATTCACTATGTGGCGCCAGAAAATCTTGCCGCTGATCCATTGCGACTCCTACGCGCCTATCGCCAAGCCGCTCAACTCCAATTTACGATTACGCCCGAAACACGGCAGGTGATCCAAACCCTTGCCCCCCAACTGCGGCGAGTGGCCCCAGAACGGGTGCGGGTAGAACTCAGTTATCTCCTGAGTGCTGTTGAGGGTGCGGCTCAAGTGACCCTTGCCTTTCGCGATGGGGTATTGGCGGTGTGGTTGCCGGCAGTAACCGAGGAGCGGATAACCCATTACCATGCCCTTGAGTCTACCCTAGGGAATTTCCCTTTCCCTGCCCTGTGGCCGGCGCTGACGAAATCCATTGCCGCAACGCATGCCCCCGGTGAACCCCAACGGCGAACCCTAGCGGCTTTGGCCAAGCTCACCTGCCTCGTGAATGCCAGCGATCGCCAGGCTGCTGAGGAATTGACTGCCCTCACCTACACCACCGATGAAATTCGCATTGTCCAAGTTCTGTGCCGCCTCCTCAGCCACTGGCTAGTCCCCCTCCAGCAGCCCCTGAACCGTGAGCAAGCCTTCTATCTATTCCGCGCCGCAGGCAGCTCTTTTCCAGCCTTTGTTGCTCTTGCCCTTAGCCGTGGCATCCCCAAAGCGCATTTGGTACCGCTGGTCAAAGGGTGGTTAGACCCTAGGGATGCCATTGCCCATCCCCCCCAGTTGGTGCGAGGTGCTGATCTGGTGGAAGCCTTTCACGTCTCGCCAGGGCCGCGGGTGGGTGAATTGTTGCGAGCGGTGGAAGCGGCCCAAGCGCGGGGAGAAGTTAGCGATCGCCCCCAAGCCCTAGCCTATGTGGCCCAACTCCTCAAGGGGGCAACTGAACCAAGGCCGAGTTAGGAACTCGTTAGAAAAATCTCTTGCCAAAGGGTGTCATAGGCCTTTTGGGTCGCCCCATCGAGGGGAAGCAGGACTTCACTCTTGGCAAAGGCCGGCGGCGTTGCAAAGGGAATATACCGGCTTAACAGGGTTTCCCTAAGATTCCTAACAAGGGGTGAAGGAGCATGGCTAAACTGACTCAGTTGTTCAGCAACCTGGGGTTGCCACCAGTAGTTCAACCAGGCCAGTGCTGCGGCACTGGGCTCCTGAGGACAGACCCACAGATCCACCCAAAGGGCTGTGCCACTGGCTGGAAACACTGCCCCGTAGGTCTGGGGATCTTGCTGCAGGAGCGGCAGTAGATCCGTTGACCAACCCACTGCCAATTGCGTGCTGCCGAGCATCAGCGGCTGCAAGTAGGCCTCAGAACTAAAGAAACGACAGCCTTGGCGCAGTTGCTGCAAGCGTTGCCGCAATTCCGGGTGGGTGGGGGGGCCGTTGTAGGATAGCCCCAGGGATTTCAGGGTTAGGCCAATCACTTCCCGCGGCTGATTCAACAGACTGTAGTGACCTTGAACCGCTGGATGCCATAGGGCATCCCAATCGGTCGGTTCCCAGCCCAAATTGGCAAAGAAATCGCGGCGATAAATGAGGGCGGTTGCCCCCCAGCGATAGGGGAGCCCCCATAAAGCATCCCCTTCGCTGAGGACTTGGAGAAGTGGCTGCCACGGTTCAGCCCAGTCAAGCCGGTTTTGAATTCGGGTTTTGGGAAGAGGGGCGATCTGGTGTTGGCTCATCGCCTGATTTAGCCAGGCGTCCCCGAGACTGAGAACGGCTGACCCTAGGTTGCCTGCTGCAAGGGTATGGGCTAAAGCTTGGGGGGTTTCCTGAAGCCGTAGATGAATACCCACACCCGCCTGTTGACGAAATCGCTGAATCAGTTGAAGCGGTAAGGATTTGCGCAGCAGATGAACGGTTAGCCCGCCATTGGCACTTGCTTGGCAACCACTGAGGGCGATCGCCCCCAGGGCAAACAACCCCTGACAAAATTGCCGCCGCTGCATTAGCGTCGCCACCGAAACTGTAATTCACTCAGCTGAGCGGGATCCCCCAGCTGCTCGATGCCGCGATCGTTGGCCACCAGGTGCCGCAGAATCAGGTAAATCCGCTCCAGTTGATCGGGCGCATTGACAGCGCGGGCGATCGCCCCCAAGTCGAGGGGCTCGTCACTTTGTTCTAACACTTTGACAATCTGCCGTTGCAGCGCCAAGTTGGCTGCCGCTGCTTTTTTGCCTGCTTCTACCCCCGGCTGATGGTAGGCATTGATATTCACCAAGAAGCCATAGAGACCCACCGCTCGCTCGTAGAGGGCAATCAAGGCCCCCACGGTTTTTGGCGTCACCTCCGGAATGGTCACCGTCAGTGAGGGGCGATTTTTTTCATAGAGGGCTTGGCGCGTGCCCAGGAGCAGGCCACTGAGGTAATCCCCCGCGGTAATCCCGGGCTCCACGTCAATGCTGGGCTCTTGACCATCCCGCAACACTTCAATAAAGGTAACAAAAAAGTTAGGTAGGCCATCCCGCAACTGCTGCACATAGGCGTGTTGATCGGTGGTTCCCTTGTTGCCATAGACGGCAATCCCTTGGTGGACAATGTTGCCGTCGAGATCTTTTTCCTTGCCGAGGGACTCCATGACCAACTGCTGCAAGTAGCGGCTAAACAGCAGCAGACTGTCTTTGTAAGGCAGGACAACCATATCTTTTTCCCCCCGACCCTTGCCGGCATGGTGCCACGCTAAGGCGAGGAGGGCGGCGGGATTTTGGCGGATATGCGGCACACGAGTTGCCTGATCCATCAATTTCGCTCCCATGAGGAGGTCATCAATGTCAATCCCTTGCAGGGCAGCGGGCAATAGGCCCACCGTTGAGAGTTCGGAGGTGCGTCCCCCCACCCAGTCAAACATTGGGAAAATGGCGAGCCAACCGTTGGACTCCGCTACTTGGGCAAGGCCACTGCCGGGCAGGGTGATGGCCACGGCGTGATCGGCAAAGGCCAGACCGGCGCGTTGGAAGCGGGCTTGGGCTTCTAGCATGCCGTTGCGGGTTTCCGGTGTCCCCCCCGATTTGGAAATGACCAGCACGAGTGTGGTGCGCAGGCGATCGCCCAACTGCGCAAAGACCCGCTCAAAGCCTGCTGGATCGGTGTTGTCCAAAAAATGAATGTTCAAGGGGGGATTCACGGGCGCGAGGGCCGAGGCCACAAACTGCGGACCCAGGGCAGACCCCCCAATGCCAATTGAGAGAATATCCGTAAAGCGACCCCCTTGAGGTGGGGCAATGGCGCCACTGTGGACTTGCTGGCTAAACTGCTTGACTTGGGCGATCGCATCGCGGATTTGCAAGCGCAAGTCCGGACTGGGGGCTAAGTCTGGATCCCGCAGCCAGTAGTGACCCACCATGCGGCCTTCATCGGGGTTGGCGATCGCCCCCGCCTCCAATTCCTTCATTTGCTGAAAGGCGCGCTCAAAGGCTGGCTCTAGGCGACGGACCCCTTCCGGAGTCAGCCCCATGCGACTGACATCCACATAAAATTCCAGTTCGGGGTGATAGTACAACCACTCTTGGTAATGCTGCCACAGAGCCAACGTATCCATAAAACCATTCCTGCCCTACGATCTCAGGGTACCTCAACGACCGTCCCCTGCTGACTGTAAGTAAAATACTCCTAACTGAGGTCAAAGGTGCGCCCCTTGCAGTTACCGGTCCTCCTCTACCTCAGCCGCTCTTCCTTTGGCCCCACAAACAGATAGCAATGCCCCAGATTTACGACAACATCAGCCAATCACTTGCCGATGGGCTGCGCCAATTCATCGGCAGCGCCCAGTCATGCGCGTTCTGCGTTGGCTACCTCAACCTGCGCGGTTGGGACCAATTGGCCGACCTCGTGGATGCGTTGCCCGGCGGGAGAGAAGAGGCCGCCTGCCGCGTGCTGGTGGG encodes:
- a CDS encoding YciI family protein; the encoded protein is MPWFVKIERGIVDKATFDRYVPAHRAYVRSLIAAGHQARTGYWAERGGGMLLFQADSRKTAEEIVARDPLVQHQCVHYELHEWCIVEAPD
- a CDS encoding glucose-6-phosphate isomerase, whose translation is MDTLALWQHYQEWLYYHPELEFYVDVSRMGLTPEGVRRLEPAFERAFQQMKELEAGAIANPDEGRMVGHYWLRDPDLAPSPDLRLQIRDAIAQVKQFSQQVHSGAIAPPQGGRFTDILSIGIGGSALGPQFVASALAPVNPPLNIHFLDNTDPAGFERVFAQLGDRLRTTLVLVISKSGGTPETRNGMLEAQARFQRAGLAFADHAVAITLPGSGLAQVAESNGWLAIFPMFDWVGGRTSELSTVGLLPAALQGIDIDDLLMGAKLMDQATRVPHIRQNPAALLALAWHHAGKGRGEKDMVVLPYKDSLLLFSRYLQQLVMESLGKEKDLDGNIVHQGIAVYGNKGTTDQHAYVQQLRDGLPNFFVTFIEVLRDGQEPSIDVEPGITAGDYLSGLLLGTRQALYEKNRPSLTVTIPEVTPKTVGALIALYERAVGLYGFLVNINAYHQPGVEAGKKAAAANLALQRQIVKVLEQSDEPLDLGAIARAVNAPDQLERIYLILRHLVANDRGIEQLGDPAQLSELQFRWRR
- a CDS encoding pentapeptide repeat-containing protein, with translation MTLETLLSEFARGVRNFRGVDLAGSVFPLVQLSHIDLAGANLQGINWSGADLIKANLANANLRGANLIGADLSGANLTDANLQDAILSGAVLVGAYLSRANLQRAVLSGAILKGAVLHDSNLKDTNVVGADLSEADLTGAIARRRDLEEAKLSGTILPNGEVVFDQGEVEEVPLPPPTATPQPMAVANETTLIEWTNEQVIQMLILQQHPLPSTYQSADLKVVDLGNHCYQLRTVTDTVVAVVEGASLADEKITLFTEAPFADLVASVLQAHSFLPTQYVSEPLPAWQYEQVPIPQEGEVRLGTARQLWKTWWLLLKSAAAEEQQSQLQLLVGKEWQPIQEIAFSPAAAGGLIIKTPGGDRHYAGDASLIWLEKMSPASLATSTSAPTLTVPPWRGLLKFANNRLTIQTAAGPVCVEGENLRVIIGGQAIDLN
- a CDS encoding extracellular solute-binding protein, which gives rise to MQRRQFCQGLFALGAIALSGCQASANGGLTVHLLRKSLPLQLIQRFRQQAGVGIHLRLQETPQALAHTLAAGNLGSAVLSLGDAWLNQAMSQHQIAPLPKTRIQNRLDWAEPWQPLLQVLSEGDALWGLPYRWGATALIYRRDFFANLGWEPTDWDALWHPAVQGHYSLLNQPREVIGLTLKSLGLSYNGPPTHPELRQRLQQLRQGCRFFSSEAYLQPLMLGSTQLAVGWSTDLLPLLQQDPQTYGAVFPASGTALWVDLWVCPQEPSAAALAWLNYWWQPQVAEQLSQFSHAPSPLVRNLRETLLSRYIPFATPPAFAKSEVLLPLDGATQKAYDTLWQEIFLTSS
- a CDS encoding argininosuccinate synthase; this encodes MGRAEKVILAYSGGVDTSVCIPYLKHEWGVKEVITLAVDLGQGDELEPIRQKALDAGASASLVADAKAEFIRNYAFPAIQANALYENRYPLSTALARPLIAKLLVEAATQYGADAVAHGCTGKGNDQVRFDVAIAALNPHLKVLAPAREWGMSREETIAYGERFGIPAPVKKSSPYSIDRNLLGRSIEAGPLEDPWIEPLEEVYLMTQAIEHTPNSPEYVDIGFEAGVPASLDGRPLDPVTLVSELNERVGRHGFGRIDMIENRLVGIKSREIYEAPGLLVLIDAHRDLESLTLTADVTQYKRGIEETYSRLVYNGLWYSPLKEALDAFIQQTQQRVTGTVRVKLFKGTARVVGRQSPYSLYTPDLATYGAEDQFDHRAAEGFIYVWGLPTRVWAEKLRQG
- a CDS encoding glycosyltransferase — encoded protein: MKLISLLLPDLRGGGAERSRLRLARELARHGHRVELVLVRARGDLLAEAQSEFPVVDLGGDRPRNSLPAVVRYLRQRRPDALLAAMWPLTVIAPIAARIAGFRGKVLISEHNVISGHCKMWDWLPRLALRPSVILGYRLASARIGVSQGVCADIASLSLMSPEQFVTIYNPIPPAIEPGAEQRNAAHALWGTNGPHILTVGRLEPVKNQPLLLRAFAALAQPEARLMLVGQGPSEAPLRTLAADLGIADRVIFAGFHPDPSPFYSTADLFVLSSNNEGFPNVLAEALSFGLPVVSTDCPSGPAEILEGGRYGRLVPVGDAQALTRAMEEALESPVDRDALQRRATEFAPETAARKYLELLL
- a CDS encoding 2-hydroxyacid dehydrogenase, whose product is MKVAVFSAKSYDRQFLDAANAAQGHPHRLTYYDVLLAPKTAALVEGHSAICAFVNDDLGAQTLERLAELGVRLVTLRCTGFNNVDLATAARLGITVTRVSVYSPYSVAEHTVGLMLMLNRKLHRAYNRVRDDNFSLEGLMGFDLHGCTVGIIGTGKIGRVVAQILHGFGCDLYGYDPYPSEAFREIGTYTTLETLLAASDIITLHCPLLPENEHLINATTIAQMKRGVMLINTSRGKLVDTKAVIEGIKSGQIGYLGIDVYEEEDSLFFQDLSDTIIQDDTFQLLQSFPNVVITAHQAFFTRNALTDIARTTIENLTCFEQGLPLANEVKQPSP
- a CDS encoding CCA tRNA nucleotidyltransferase, yielding MVVVQPFDFSRWPLAVSDLPADTYLVGGAVRDALLGRTTLYPDWDFIVPRDAIALSKKLADKYKAGWVLLDRDRGIARLVFPHTTVDIAQRHGETLLADLRDRDFRINAIAYDIHHHHIVDPLGGLLDLQRRQIHYVAPENLAADPLRLLRAYRQAAQLQFTITPETRQVIQTLAPQLRRVAPERVRVELSYLLSAVEGAAQVTLAFRDGVLAVWLPAVTEERITHYHALESTLGNFPFPALWPALTKSIAATHAPGEPQRRTLAALAKLTCLVNASDRQAAEELTALTYTTDEIRIVQVLCRLLSHWLVPLQQPLNREQAFYLFRAAGSSFPAFVALALSRGIPKAHLVPLVKGWLDPRDAIAHPPQLVRGADLVEAFHVSPGPRVGELLRAVEAAQARGEVSDRPQALAYVAQLLKGATEPRPS
- a CDS encoding DegT/DnrJ/EryC1/StrS aminotransferase family protein, whose protein sequence is MDSYVAPVMDTIPLLDLRAQYYSLQADIDRAVARVLASGQFILGPEVQAFEEEVAAYLGVRHAVAVNSGTDALVISLRSLGVGAGDEVITTPFSFFATAEAISLVGARPVFVDVELDSFNLDPSKVAAAITPRTKVILPVHLFGRPAAMGAIMELAQAHGLAILEDCAQSFGARYCPPCENCQCEAATQEALAQRFTGAIGTMGAFSFFPSKNLGAYGDGGLITTNDEDLAERSRMLRVHGSRQRYHHEMIGYNSRLDSLQAAILRVKLPHIDRWNQQRRRVAQTYNQALAGLEAVVTPAVSAGHVFHQYTLRVLNGQRDALVAYLREAGISSMIYYPIPQDHFPMYKGQSPPNPVSDRLAREVLSLPIWPELSDATIEYIAATIRQFFHQS